The segment GGCTATTGGGCTGGTCTTAATCCCGCATTCTCACCATTAGCGACGACGACGAGCTTATTCAATGCTTTAGACTACTTCAACTGGATTCAGCAATGGGGCGGCCGAGAACTATACCGGGAGATCTACGGCCAGTTTGGCATGGTTTATCTGCCTTATGGGGTATTGAATAACGAGTCAGGCTTCATGGGCCGCACGCCGATCGAGAGCATAGCCGATCTTGAAGGTAAGCGTTTACGTATTGCAGGTCGCGACCAAGGGCGAGTAATGGAGCAGCTGGGTGGGTCCCAGGTGACGCTTGCTGGTGGTGAAGTCTACCAGGCGATTGAGCGCGGTGTCGTTGACGCCGCAGAGTTCTCGGCACCGGGCATTGATTATAGCGTTGGCCTAGCCGAAGTAGCGGAATACTGGGCGACACCCGGTTGGCATCAGTCCGCTACGGTATTTGGTGTGATGATCAATCAAGACGCTTGGGATGCACTTTCCGAGGAGACTCAGAAAAAGCTTGAGATGGCTGCCGACGCTACCATGGGGTGGTCACTGGCTTGGTCCGAGCGGCAGTCTACCGATGCTACTCAAAAATTTATTGATGCTGGCATCACTATTAACCAATTTTCTGAAGAAGATTTAGCACGCATACAAGAGATTACTAACGAGGTGATTGTGCGCGGCGCCTGCGAGCATCCGGATCATGCCAAGGTTTACCACTCAATGATCAGCTATATGGAGCACTACGCGACTTGGCGAGATATTTCTGTTCCGTTCAATATGAGCCGAGTCAGCGACAATCTTCCCTCGCTAGAAGAACTCGAAATTTGTATGAATCAATAAGCGGTTAAAGGATGGGCTCTTATAAGGCCCATCCTCTCCGGCGAGGCGCTGATGCGCCTCTTTTAAATGCCATCCGCCGATTTTTTTCGAGAACCTTCCCATGAATGCTATCGCTAAAGCCATAGATGCCCTCAATGAAGGGTTTGGTCGATTGATTGCACCGCTTCTTGCTGTCATCACAATAATCGTCATTTACGACATCTCCATGCGCTTTTTAGTCGGGCGTCCAAGTGATTGGGCGTTTGACGTCACCAAGATGCTTTTCGGTGCTCACTTCATGCTGATGGCCGCCTTTGCTTTACGCCATCATGCCCATGTCGAGGTTGACGTCGTCAAGCGCCTGCTATCGCGTCGCAAGCAGGCAGCTCTTGAGCTTCTCGGCTACCTGATCTTCTTTGTGCCGTTTATTTGGCTGCTGATCACCTATGGCTGGGCGTTCTTCGAGCGCTCCTTTAGCCGTGGCGAAACTACTTACGGCATGGTCTCGCTCCCGGTCTACCCCATCAAAGGGGTGATTATGGTGGCCGCCGTTCTTATTCTGCTACAGGCCGTCGCTATCGTGATCCGCGCCACCCAGCAACTGCGGGAGGAAACCGCATGAACTTGAGCCCAGAGCTCCTTACGCTGGTGATGTTCGGTGGGTTGCTTATTGGCCTATTTATGGGCCACCCACTGGCCTTCGTGCTGGGCGGTGTTGCCGTCATCGGCGCCTTTTTAGGCCCCGGTGAGCGCGTACTTAGCACCATCATCAACAATATCTATGGCAATGCCATGGATAACTATGTCCTGGTAGCAATTCCTCTCTTCGTGCTAATGGCGCGCTTCCTCAACGACTCGGGTGTCACAGAGAAGATGTTCGAGTCGATGCGTCTGCTGCTGGCCAATTTACGCGGCGGTTTGGCGCTGACGGTGGTCATCGTTTCAGTACTGCTGGCGGCAACTACTGGCATCGTCGGTGCCTCAATTGCCGTGATGGGAATGATCGCGCTGGTGCCCATGCTTAAGCACTCCTATAACAAGGAACTGAGTACTGGGGTAATTATGGCTAGCGGTTGCTTAGGTATTTTGATTCCACCCAGCATCATGCTGATTCTTATGGCCAGCTATTCGCCGGTCTCGGTAGGAGCTTTGTTTGCCGGCGCCCTGATACCAGGCGTCATGCTCGGTGCGATGTATGCCCTATACGTGCTGGTCATCTGCTATATCAAGCCAAGTTATGGCCCGCCAGTGCCAGCCGAGGAGCGTGCCAATGTGTCCACTCGTCAGCTTGTGGGCATGCTGTTCAAGTACGTATTGCCGCCAATGGCGTTGATCCTGGGTGTACTGGGGTCTTTGTTCGTCGGAATTGCCACCGCCACTGAGGCCTCTGCTATTGGCGTTTTTATCGCTTTTATGCTGTTTCTGATTTTTGGTGACCGCAAGCCTGCTACCTGCTACCGCGCACTGATCGAAGCCAGTAAAACCACCACTATGGTGATGTTGGTACTGGTGGGTGCGACCGCCTTTACCGGTGTTTTCTCACGCGGCGGTGGCATGCAGATCATTCACGAAGTAGTCATAGCCATGCCAGGCGGCACCACCGGGGCTCTAATCCTCATGCTATTACTGGTTTTCATTTTGGGAATGTTCCTCGACTGGACTGGCATCGTGCTGCTGTGCTTCCCGATCATGCTGCCAATCGTGGCTGAGATGGGTGTAGATGTCCTGTGGTTTGTGGTGATGGTCGCCGTAGTGTTACAGACCTCTTTCCTGACGCCGCCATTTGGCTATGCGCTGTTCTATCTCAAAGGCGTCGCACCGCCTGGGGTTGAGATGTTTGACCTCTATCGTGCGGTGATTCCCTTTGTGGCTCTGATCGTGCTGGCTTGCATACTTATGTCCATCTTCCCAACGCTGGTGACTGGCCTGCCCTCATGGATGATGGATCATTAACTCAAACCCTGTGCGGCCCAGACGACTTCGGCAGGGCCAGCGTTGAGATTCTTTGGAGTAAATAGTCAATGAAAGTTATCGAAAGCTTGGTTCCCCGTTCAGGACTCAGAGTGTTGATTACTGCTGGCGCAAACGGCATCGGTCTGGCTATTGCCCAGGCCTTCCAGGAGGCGGGCGCGCGCGTTCACGTTTGCGATATCGATGAACAGGCGCTGGCTGCACTGCCGGAAGGCATCACCTATACCCACGCCGATGTCAGCCAGGAAGCGGATGTTGACCGGCTGTTTCAGGACGCTGCTCGCTTAGGCGGGCTAGATGTGGTGGTGAACAACGCGGGTATCGCCGGCCCAACCGCGAGCATCGAAGATATCGATCCTGAAAGCTGGAACCGCACTATCAATATCAACCTCAATGGCCAGTACCGGGTAGCTAGCCGAGCAACTCCTTTGCTGCGCGAGAGCCAGGGGCTGCTGATCAATATGGCATCGGTCGCTGGGCGCCTGGGCTTTGCTTATCGCACTCCTTATGCCGCGAGCAAATGGGCGATTGTTGGCTTTACCAAAAGCCTTGCCTGCGAGCTTGGCCCCGAGGGAGTAAGGGTCAACGCCATTCTGCCTGGTATCGTGCGCGGGCCCCGCATTGAGAAAGTCATCGCCGACCGCGCTGCTAAACGTGGCATCAGCTATGCCGAGATGGAGCAGGAGAACCTCTCCAAAGTCTCTATGCGGCGCATGGTTGAACCTACTGACATTGCTGCGATGACGCTGTTTTTGTCCGCACCTGGCGGCTCCAATATCTCGGGCCAAGCGCTAAGCGTGTGTGCAAATGTCGAGACAATCTAACCGCTTTCACCTTTTTTTGCGTCACCCTACTTATAAGAGACACCTTTATGGCTACCCAACGAAAGGTCATCATCACCTGTGCTTTAACCGGCGCCATTCATACCCCGTCTATGTCGCCGCACCTGCCGGTAACGCCGGAAGAAATTGCTGAAGCAGGGATCGCTGCCGCTGAGGAAGGCGCTGCCATTATTCACCTGCATGCACGCGACCCGGATACCGGCAAGCCCACCCAAGATCCCGCTGTCTTTGAGCGCATCTTGCCTCGCATTAAGGCTGCTAGCGACGCCGTCATTAATCTCACCACCGGCGGCAGCCCGCACATGAGTGTGGAAGAGCGTATGCGGCCAGCCATGGAGTTCAAGCCCGAGCTTGCCTCGATGAATATGGGGTCGATCAACTTTGGCCTGTTTCCCATGCTTAACCGCTACAAGAGCTTTCAGCACCAGTGGGAAACAGAACACCTTGAGAACAGTCGCGACCTGGTATTTAAGAACACCTTTGCTGATATCGAAAAGGCCATGACGCTGGGCGCGGCGAATGGTACTCGCTTTGAGTGCGAGTGCTATGACATCGGTCACCTCTACAGCCTTCGTCATATGATGGATCGCGGCTTTATAGGAGGACGTGTTTTCGTGCAGAGCGTGTTCGGTATTTTAGGTGGCATCGGGCCGCATCCCGAGGATGTTATTCACATGCGTCGCACAGCTGACCGGTTGTTCGGAGACAGCTACGAGTGGTCTGTACTTGGCGCAGGCAGTAACCAGATGCGCATTGCCGCGCAGTCTGCTGCGATGGGTGGGCATGTGCGTGTCGGTCTTGAAGACTCGCTATGGCTCTCGCCTGGCCAACTCGCCGAGAGCAATGCAAGCCAGGTGACCAAGGTACGTAAAATTCTCGAAGGTCTCTCCTTGGAGATAGCGACCCCCGACGAAGCGCGTGAAATGCTGCAACTAAAAGGCGCCAGCAACGTCGGCTTTTAAACACAGGAATCAACGATGAATATAAAAAATAAAGTCATTGCGATTACCGGGGGCGCAAGCGGGCTTGGCTACGCCATGGCAGAGCGATTAGGCGAGCAAGG is part of the Halomonas alkaliantarctica genome and harbors:
- the dctP gene encoding TRAP transporter substrate-binding protein DctP, whose product is MLAGFALSATLIPLHANAQDQQTWTMTSTWPENIDAVKIDRHWVDMVNNIAGEELKIEFHAGGTLMPGTEVFDATETGSIEASGDWPGYWAGLNPAFSPLATTTSLFNALDYFNWIQQWGGRELYREIYGQFGMVYLPYGVLNNESGFMGRTPIESIADLEGKRLRIAGRDQGRVMEQLGGSQVTLAGGEVYQAIERGVVDAAEFSAPGIDYSVGLAEVAEYWATPGWHQSATVFGVMINQDAWDALSEETQKKLEMAADATMGWSLAWSERQSTDATQKFIDAGITINQFSEEDLARIQEITNEVIVRGACEHPDHAKVYHSMISYMEHYATWRDISVPFNMSRVSDNLPSLEELEICMNQ
- a CDS encoding TRAP transporter small permease subunit, with the translated sequence MNAIAKAIDALNEGFGRLIAPLLAVITIIVIYDISMRFLVGRPSDWAFDVTKMLFGAHFMLMAAFALRHHAHVEVDVVKRLLSRRKQAALELLGYLIFFVPFIWLLITYGWAFFERSFSRGETTYGMVSLPVYPIKGVIMVAAVLILLQAVAIVIRATQQLREETA
- a CDS encoding TRAP transporter large permease — protein: MNLSPELLTLVMFGGLLIGLFMGHPLAFVLGGVAVIGAFLGPGERVLSTIINNIYGNAMDNYVLVAIPLFVLMARFLNDSGVTEKMFESMRLLLANLRGGLALTVVIVSVLLAATTGIVGASIAVMGMIALVPMLKHSYNKELSTGVIMASGCLGILIPPSIMLILMASYSPVSVGALFAGALIPGVMLGAMYALYVLVICYIKPSYGPPVPAEERANVSTRQLVGMLFKYVLPPMALILGVLGSLFVGIATATEASAIGVFIAFMLFLIFGDRKPATCYRALIEASKTTTMVMLVLVGATAFTGVFSRGGGMQIIHEVVIAMPGGTTGALILMLLLVFILGMFLDWTGIVLLCFPIMLPIVAEMGVDVLWFVVMVAVVLQTSFLTPPFGYALFYLKGVAPPGVEMFDLYRAVIPFVALIVLACILMSIFPTLVTGLPSWMMDH
- a CDS encoding SDR family oxidoreductase, with protein sequence MKVIESLVPRSGLRVLITAGANGIGLAIAQAFQEAGARVHVCDIDEQALAALPEGITYTHADVSQEADVDRLFQDAARLGGLDVVVNNAGIAGPTASIEDIDPESWNRTININLNGQYRVASRATPLLRESQGLLINMASVAGRLGFAYRTPYAASKWAIVGFTKSLACELGPEGVRVNAILPGIVRGPRIEKVIADRAAKRGISYAEMEQENLSKVSMRRMVEPTDIAAMTLFLSAPGGSNISGQALSVCANVETI
- a CDS encoding 3-keto-5-aminohexanoate cleavage protein, which encodes MATQRKVIITCALTGAIHTPSMSPHLPVTPEEIAEAGIAAAEEGAAIIHLHARDPDTGKPTQDPAVFERILPRIKAASDAVINLTTGGSPHMSVEERMRPAMEFKPELASMNMGSINFGLFPMLNRYKSFQHQWETEHLENSRDLVFKNTFADIEKAMTLGAANGTRFECECYDIGHLYSLRHMMDRGFIGGRVFVQSVFGILGGIGPHPEDVIHMRRTADRLFGDSYEWSVLGAGSNQMRIAAQSAAMGGHVRVGLEDSLWLSPGQLAESNASQVTKVRKILEGLSLEIATPDEAREMLQLKGASNVGF